In the genome of Phycisphaerae bacterium, one region contains:
- a CDS encoding DUF87 domain-containing protein, translated as MPTSNLSDICKVISVSQDLIQIEVLDAGELKKQSGQRLTIGTYLKIADDDGLAVIAVVRAYRIKDPAPTDAQAKPVAPVFVMDAQPLGYLDKNGAFQRGGQNIAIPPTRVEVADRDTLAALYSATDSPSALCMGTLSQDRSIDVPINGDNFFGKHIAVVGSTGSGKSCTVAKVIQEGRKQSDDQKEKNSLNNSHIVIFDLHGEYASAFPDAQVLDVSSLKVPYWLMTAEELEEIFIESREQNSHNQVSQFRHAVQDNKRRHNPDVQVSYDSAVYFSIEEVYNYVCNMNAEVIGRLEGEDVPKLADKTLVTDRGKHYFDQQHRFVPSSTAGATKATNGPFFGEFNRFVLRLRTTLDSERLSFLFSPEKDPGQPYKTEDMEALVAEIVGYGEKKGNVTIIDLHGVPFEVHSLVVSLLSRIIFQVGFCRKRTPPKIARKNDAAANEIAFLVVYEEAHNYVPNSPLVRFRSVTKSIERIAKEGRKYGVSLMIVSQRPSEISETVFSQCNSFVAMRLTNPADQNYVRRLLPDAIGGLTDALPTLAQREALVLGECIQVPTLLEVAEVTERPHSHDIPVLQEWRQDWAELPFEAVLSGMKRH; from the coding sequence CAGGGGAGCTGAAGAAACAGTCGGGCCAGCGACTGACGATTGGGACGTATTTGAAAATAGCCGACGATGACGGACTGGCCGTGATTGCCGTCGTGCGGGCGTACCGGATCAAGGACCCCGCCCCAACTGACGCCCAAGCCAAGCCCGTTGCGCCCGTTTTTGTAATGGATGCGCAGCCGCTGGGATATCTGGACAAAAACGGCGCCTTCCAACGCGGTGGCCAAAATATTGCGATCCCGCCGACGCGCGTTGAAGTCGCTGACAGAGATACGCTTGCGGCGCTCTATTCCGCGACCGACTCCCCTAGCGCGCTTTGTATGGGCACTCTCTCGCAGGACCGGTCTATCGATGTGCCCATTAACGGGGATAACTTCTTCGGTAAGCACATCGCCGTCGTCGGGTCGACCGGCTCCGGCAAGTCATGCACAGTCGCAAAGGTCATTCAGGAGGGCCGCAAGCAGTCCGACGACCAGAAGGAGAAGAACTCGCTCAATAACTCTCACATCGTGATATTCGACTTGCACGGCGAATACGCCTCAGCGTTCCCGGACGCCCAGGTACTGGATGTTTCCAGTCTGAAAGTGCCGTACTGGCTCATGACTGCCGAGGAGCTGGAAGAGATCTTCATCGAGAGCCGCGAGCAAAACTCGCACAATCAAGTCTCGCAGTTTAGGCATGCAGTGCAGGACAACAAGCGCCGCCACAACCCGGACGTGCAGGTCTCGTACGATTCCGCTGTATACTTCAGCATCGAGGAAGTGTACAACTACGTTTGCAACATGAATGCTGAGGTCATCGGGCGTTTGGAGGGTGAAGACGTTCCCAAACTGGCCGACAAGACGCTAGTCACAGACCGGGGCAAGCACTACTTCGACCAACAGCATAGGTTCGTTCCGTCAAGCACCGCAGGCGCGACCAAAGCGACGAACGGACCGTTTTTCGGCGAGTTTAATCGCTTCGTACTCCGGCTTCGGACGACACTGGACAGCGAACGACTTTCATTCCTCTTCAGTCCGGAGAAGGACCCAGGCCAGCCATACAAAACCGAAGACATGGAAGCGCTGGTCGCCGAGATTGTCGGATATGGTGAGAAGAAGGGCAACGTGACGATCATCGACCTGCACGGTGTCCCATTTGAGGTGCACAGTCTGGTTGTCTCGCTCCTGAGTCGAATCATCTTTCAGGTCGGCTTTTGCCGAAAACGAACGCCGCCAAAGATAGCCAGGAAGAACGACGCGGCGGCCAACGAGATCGCCTTCTTGGTCGTGTACGAGGAAGCTCACAATTACGTCCCAAACAGCCCGCTCGTCCGTTTTCGCTCGGTGACCAAGTCTATCGAGCGGATTGCCAAGGAAGGCCGCAAGTACGGCGTGTCGCTGATGATCGTCAGCCAGCGGCCGTCGGAGATCTCCGAGACCGTGTTCTCCCAGTGCAACAGTTTCGTTGCCATGCGCCTCACAAACCCGGCCGATCAGAATTACGTCAGGCGGCTGCTGCCGGACGCGATCGGCGGACTCACCGACGCACTGCCAACGCTGGCGCAACGCGAGGCGCTGGTCCTCGGCGAATGTATTCAGGTACCGACGTTGCTGGAGGTTGCCGAGGTGACGGAGAGACCGCACTCACACGACATTCCGGTGTTGCAGGAGTGGCGCCAGGATTGGGCAGAGCTGCCGTTCGAGGCGGTGCTCAGTGGGATGAAGCGGCATTGA